A window from Citrus sinensis cultivar Valencia sweet orange chromosome 3, DVS_A1.0, whole genome shotgun sequence encodes these proteins:
- the LOC102618241 gene encoding amine oxidase [copper-containing] zeta, peroxisomal isoform X1 translates to MASTSKKATLSSFSAQALAQDSVSVSAPRASMVRDWSSDQPPKNAAIASLIHPVDPLAETSLNPSSKGITAMPRPQTSHPLDPLSPAEISVAVATVRAAGPTPEVRDSMRFVEVVLVEPDKNVVALADAYFFPPFQPSLLPRTKGGPVIPSKLPPRRARLVVYNKKSNETSIWIVELSQVHAVTRGGHHRGKVVSSRVVPDIQPPMDAEEYAQCEAAVKAFPPFKEAMKKRGIEDMDLVMVDAWCVGCYSDADAPSRRLAKPLIFCRTESDCPMENGYARPVEGIYVLVDMQNMVVIEFEDRKLVPLPPADPLRNYTRGETRGGVDRSDVKPLQIVQPEGPSFRVNGYFVQWQKWNFRIGFTPREGLVIYSVAYLDGSRGRRSVAHRLSFVEMVVPYGDPNEPHYRKNAFDAGEDGLGKNAHSLKKGCDCLGYIKYFDAHFTNFTGGVETIENCVCLHEEDHGMLWKHQDWRTGFAEVRRSRRLTVSFICTVANYEYGFYWHFYQDGKIEAEVKLTGVLSLGALQPGESRKYGTMIAPSLYAPVHQHFFIARMDMEVDCKPGEAFNQVVEVDVKVEKPGGSNVHNNAFYAEETLLKSEMQAMRDCNPLTARHWIVRNTRTVNRTGQLTGYKLVPGSNCLPLAGPDATVFRRAAFLKHNLWVTAYARDEMFPGGEFPNQNPRIGEGLPAWVKQNRPLEESDIVLWYVFGITHVPRLEDWPVMPVERIGFMLMPHGFFNCSPAVDVPPSACELDAKDNDVKDNTVPKPIREGLLAKI, encoded by the exons ATGGCCTCAACTTCGAAAAAGGCGACGCTTTCTTCTTTCAGCGCTCAGGCACTCGCTCAAGATTCTGTTTCTGTTTCTGCTCCCAGAGCCTCTATGGTACGGGATTGGAGTAGTGATCAGCCGCCCAAGAACGCTGCCATAGCTTCTTTGATTCACCCTGTTGATCCCCTTGCCGAAACTTCCTTAAACCCTTCATCTAAAG GAATAACTGCCATGCCCAGGCCTCAAACCAGCCATCCTTTGGACCCTTTGTCTCCAGCCGAAATCTCTGTAGCAGTGGCAACTGTCAGAGCTGCTGGACCCACTCCAGAG GTCAGAGATAGCATGCGCTTTGTTGAAGTGGTCCTGGTGGAACCAGATAAAAATGTTGTGGCACTAGCAGATGCTTACTTCTTCCCCCCATTCCAACCATCATTGCTTCCCAGAACCAAAGGCGGGCCTGTTATTCCTAGCAAGCTCCCTCCTAGGAGAGCTAGACTGGTTGTGTATAACAAAAAGTCTAATGAAACTAGTATATGGATTGTTGAGTTATCACAAGTACATGCTGTCACTCGAGGTGGACATCATAGGGGAAAAGTCGTATCATCACGCGTCGTTCCTGACATTCAACCTCCAATG GATGCTGAGGAATATGCTCAATGTGAAGCTGCTGTGAAAGCCTTTCCTCCATTTAAGGAGGCAATGAAGAAAAGGGGAATTGAAGACATGGATCTCGTGATGGTCGATGCCTG GTGTGTTGGTTGTTACAGCGATGCTGATGCCCCTAGCCGAAGACTTGCTAAACCTCTTATATTCTGTAGAACTGAGAGTGACTGTCCAATGGAAAATGGTTATGCCCGCCCAGTTGAGGGCATCTATGTACTTGTTGATATGCAAAACATGGTGGTGATTGAGTTTGAAGACCGAAAACTTGTTCCACTGCCTCCAGCAGATCCTCTGCGGAACTATACCCGTGGTGAAACAAGAGGTGGTGTTGATAGAAGTGATGTGAAGCCTTTGCAAATTGTTCAACCTGAAGGTCCTAGTTTTCGCGTCAATGGGTACTTTGTACAATGGCAAAAG TGGAATTTTCGTATTGGTTTCACCCCTAGGGAAGGATTGGTAATCTACTCTGTTGCATACCTTGATGGTAGTCGAGGTCGAAGATCTGTTGCTCACAGATTGAGTTTTGTTGAGATGGTTGTGCCTTATGGCGATCCCAATGAGCCACATTACAGGAAGAATGCTTTTGATGCAGGGGAAGACGGCCTTGGGAAAAATGCACATTCTCTTAAAAAG GGGTGTGACTGTTTGGGCTATATTAAATACTTTGATGCCCACTTTACAAATTTTACTGGCGGTGTTGAAACAATAGAAAATTGTGTATGCTTGCATGAAGAGGATCATGGGATGTTATGGAAGCATCAAGATTGGAGAACTGGCTTCGCGGAGGTTCGAAGATCTAGACGGCTAACAGTGTCTTTTATTTGTACTGTGGCCAACTATGAGTATGGGTTCTATTGGCACTTTTATCAG GATGGAAAAATAGAAGCTGAAGTTAAGCTTACAGGAGTCCTCAGCTTAGGGGCACTGCAACCTGGAGAATCCCGAAAATATGGTACAATGATTGCACCAAGTTTATATGCACCAGTTCATCAACACTTCTTCATTGCCCGTATGGATATGGAAGTTGACTGTAAACCTGGTGAAGCTTTCAATCAG GTTGTTGAGGTAGATGTGAAAGTTGAGAAACCTGGGGGCTCCAATGTTCATAATAATGCATTCTATGCTGAAGAGACGCTGCTTAAATCTGAAATGCAAGCAATGCGTGATTGTAATCCTCTTACTGCTCGGCACTGGATT GTGAGGAATACGAGAACTGTAAACCGGACTGGTCAGCTAACAGGGTACAAGTTGGTACCTGGTTCGAATTGTTTGCCATTGGCTGGTCCTGATGCCACCGTTTTTAGAAGAGCTGCCTTTTTGAAGCATAACCTTTGGGTTACAGCATATGCTCGCGACGAGATGTTTCCAGGAGGAGAATTTCCGAATCAGAATCCTCGTATTGGTGAAGGACTGCCAGCATGGGTGAAGCAGAATCGGCCGTTGGAAGAAAGCGATATAGTTCTTTG GTATGTATTTGGCATCACACATGTTCCTCGGCTGGAAGATTGGCCTGTTATGCCTGTGGAGCGCATTGGCTTCATGCTTATG CCGCACGGGTTCTTCAATTGCTCTCCTGCAGTTGATGTCCCGCCGAGTGCATGCGAATTGGATGCCAAAGACAACGATGTCAAAGATAACACTGTACCAAAGCCTATACGAGAGGGATTGCTGGCCAAGATCTGA
- the LOC102618241 gene encoding amine oxidase [copper-containing] zeta, peroxisomal isoform X2 — MPRPQTSHPLDPLSPAEISVAVATVRAAGPTPEVRDSMRFVEVVLVEPDKNVVALADAYFFPPFQPSLLPRTKGGPVIPSKLPPRRARLVVYNKKSNETSIWIVELSQVHAVTRGGHHRGKVVSSRVVPDIQPPMDAEEYAQCEAAVKAFPPFKEAMKKRGIEDMDLVMVDAWCVGCYSDADAPSRRLAKPLIFCRTESDCPMENGYARPVEGIYVLVDMQNMVVIEFEDRKLVPLPPADPLRNYTRGETRGGVDRSDVKPLQIVQPEGPSFRVNGYFVQWQKWNFRIGFTPREGLVIYSVAYLDGSRGRRSVAHRLSFVEMVVPYGDPNEPHYRKNAFDAGEDGLGKNAHSLKKGCDCLGYIKYFDAHFTNFTGGVETIENCVCLHEEDHGMLWKHQDWRTGFAEVRRSRRLTVSFICTVANYEYGFYWHFYQDGKIEAEVKLTGVLSLGALQPGESRKYGTMIAPSLYAPVHQHFFIARMDMEVDCKPGEAFNQVVEVDVKVEKPGGSNVHNNAFYAEETLLKSEMQAMRDCNPLTARHWIVRNTRTVNRTGQLTGYKLVPGSNCLPLAGPDATVFRRAAFLKHNLWVTAYARDEMFPGGEFPNQNPRIGEGLPAWVKQNRPLEESDIVLWYVFGITHVPRLEDWPVMPVERIGFMLMPHGFFNCSPAVDVPPSACELDAKDNDVKDNTVPKPIREGLLAKI, encoded by the exons ATGCCCAGGCCTCAAACCAGCCATCCTTTGGACCCTTTGTCTCCAGCCGAAATCTCTGTAGCAGTGGCAACTGTCAGAGCTGCTGGACCCACTCCAGAG GTCAGAGATAGCATGCGCTTTGTTGAAGTGGTCCTGGTGGAACCAGATAAAAATGTTGTGGCACTAGCAGATGCTTACTTCTTCCCCCCATTCCAACCATCATTGCTTCCCAGAACCAAAGGCGGGCCTGTTATTCCTAGCAAGCTCCCTCCTAGGAGAGCTAGACTGGTTGTGTATAACAAAAAGTCTAATGAAACTAGTATATGGATTGTTGAGTTATCACAAGTACATGCTGTCACTCGAGGTGGACATCATAGGGGAAAAGTCGTATCATCACGCGTCGTTCCTGACATTCAACCTCCAATG GATGCTGAGGAATATGCTCAATGTGAAGCTGCTGTGAAAGCCTTTCCTCCATTTAAGGAGGCAATGAAGAAAAGGGGAATTGAAGACATGGATCTCGTGATGGTCGATGCCTG GTGTGTTGGTTGTTACAGCGATGCTGATGCCCCTAGCCGAAGACTTGCTAAACCTCTTATATTCTGTAGAACTGAGAGTGACTGTCCAATGGAAAATGGTTATGCCCGCCCAGTTGAGGGCATCTATGTACTTGTTGATATGCAAAACATGGTGGTGATTGAGTTTGAAGACCGAAAACTTGTTCCACTGCCTCCAGCAGATCCTCTGCGGAACTATACCCGTGGTGAAACAAGAGGTGGTGTTGATAGAAGTGATGTGAAGCCTTTGCAAATTGTTCAACCTGAAGGTCCTAGTTTTCGCGTCAATGGGTACTTTGTACAATGGCAAAAG TGGAATTTTCGTATTGGTTTCACCCCTAGGGAAGGATTGGTAATCTACTCTGTTGCATACCTTGATGGTAGTCGAGGTCGAAGATCTGTTGCTCACAGATTGAGTTTTGTTGAGATGGTTGTGCCTTATGGCGATCCCAATGAGCCACATTACAGGAAGAATGCTTTTGATGCAGGGGAAGACGGCCTTGGGAAAAATGCACATTCTCTTAAAAAG GGGTGTGACTGTTTGGGCTATATTAAATACTTTGATGCCCACTTTACAAATTTTACTGGCGGTGTTGAAACAATAGAAAATTGTGTATGCTTGCATGAAGAGGATCATGGGATGTTATGGAAGCATCAAGATTGGAGAACTGGCTTCGCGGAGGTTCGAAGATCTAGACGGCTAACAGTGTCTTTTATTTGTACTGTGGCCAACTATGAGTATGGGTTCTATTGGCACTTTTATCAG GATGGAAAAATAGAAGCTGAAGTTAAGCTTACAGGAGTCCTCAGCTTAGGGGCACTGCAACCTGGAGAATCCCGAAAATATGGTACAATGATTGCACCAAGTTTATATGCACCAGTTCATCAACACTTCTTCATTGCCCGTATGGATATGGAAGTTGACTGTAAACCTGGTGAAGCTTTCAATCAG GTTGTTGAGGTAGATGTGAAAGTTGAGAAACCTGGGGGCTCCAATGTTCATAATAATGCATTCTATGCTGAAGAGACGCTGCTTAAATCTGAAATGCAAGCAATGCGTGATTGTAATCCTCTTACTGCTCGGCACTGGATT GTGAGGAATACGAGAACTGTAAACCGGACTGGTCAGCTAACAGGGTACAAGTTGGTACCTGGTTCGAATTGTTTGCCATTGGCTGGTCCTGATGCCACCGTTTTTAGAAGAGCTGCCTTTTTGAAGCATAACCTTTGGGTTACAGCATATGCTCGCGACGAGATGTTTCCAGGAGGAGAATTTCCGAATCAGAATCCTCGTATTGGTGAAGGACTGCCAGCATGGGTGAAGCAGAATCGGCCGTTGGAAGAAAGCGATATAGTTCTTTG GTATGTATTTGGCATCACACATGTTCCTCGGCTGGAAGATTGGCCTGTTATGCCTGTGGAGCGCATTGGCTTCATGCTTATG CCGCACGGGTTCTTCAATTGCTCTCCTGCAGTTGATGTCCCGCCGAGTGCATGCGAATTGGATGCCAAAGACAACGATGTCAAAGATAACACTGTACCAAAGCCTATACGAGAGGGATTGCTGGCCAAGATCTGA